The Desulfovibrio sp. UIB00 DNA window GAACCCATCCCCTACAAAGGCGTGATTCTTAACCAGATCACCCTGTTCTGGATGGAAAAGTTCAAGGACATCATCCCCAATCACTTGATTGAAAGCGATGTGAACCGCTTCCCCGCCGCTCTGGCACCCTGGAAGGACGAACTTGAAGGCCGCGCCGTCATCGTGCGCAAGGCCAAGCCCCTGCCTGTGGAATGCATTGTGCGCGGCTACATCACCGGCTCCGGCTGGAAAGATTACAAGGCCACCGGCACCCTGTGCGGCTACAAGCTGCCCGCCAACCTGCGCGAATCAGACAAGCTGGAACCTGCGCTGTTTACGCCCTCCACCAAGGCCGAACTGGGCCAGCACGATGAAAACATCAGCGTGGCCCAGGCTGCGGAACTGCTCGGCGCGGAAACCGCCGCCCAGGTTGAACGCACCACGCTTGCCATTTACGAGGCCGGGCGTACCTATGCCGCCGGGCGCGGCATCATCGTGGCCGACACCAAGTTTGAATTCGGCTTTATTGACGGCAAGCTGCACCTCATTGACGAAGTGCTCACGCCCGATTCTTCCCGCTTCTGGCCCGCTGACCAGTATCAGCCCGGTCAGGGTCAGCCCAGCTTTGACAAGCAGTACCTGCGCGACTGGCTGGAAAAACAGCCCTGGAACAAGCAGCCCCCGCCGCCCGCCCTGCCGGAAGAAATCATCAAGGCCACGGCGAATCGCTACCAGGAAGCTTACGACATCCTTACAAAGTAAAAAAATTGAGCGCGTCCGGTACAACAGTGCCGGGCGCGCCTTTGGCGTGGCAGCCTAGGCATTTTTTTCACAAAAGCGCCGACGCTGTACCATCGACCTGCCGTCCACTGTCCGACAGCGCCGCGTATATTGTGCGGCTTTTTTCGCCCAGGCGCGCGCTGCCGCTGTTTTGATACACTTTAGTGCTGACTCGTTCGGCTTGCATTGTTTTTTCAGGAGGATCCATGCTGCTGCAAGGAAAGAAAGCTCTTATACTGGGTTTGGCCAATAATAGAAGTATCGCTTATGGCATTGCCAATGCCCTTAAGGAACAAGGCGCCCGACTGGCGTTCAACTATGTGGGCGATGCCATCAAAAAACGAGTTGATCCCCTGAGCGAAGAGCTTGGCGGTGAATTCACCTTCCAGTGTGATGTATGCGATGACGCGCAGATTCAGGCCGCCGCCGACCTTGTCAAAGAGAAGTGGGGCGATCTGGACATTCTTGTGCATTCTGTGGCCTTTGCAAATCGTGAAGATCTGGGTGGCCGCTTTGTGGACACCTCCCGCGAGGGCTTCCGCCTTGCCCTGGACGTTTCTGCCTACTCGCTCACCGGTGTCTGCCGTGCATTTGAACCCCTGCTGCACGAGGGTTCTTCCGTCATGACCATGACCTATCACGGTTCCACCAAGGTCATCCCCGGCTACAACGTCATGGGTGTTGCCAAGGCAGCTCTTGAAGCCTCCGTGCGCTACCTTGCCTGCGACTTCGGCACCAAGGGCATCCGCGTCAACGCCATCAGCGCTGGCCCAATCAAGACCCTTGCCGCTTCTGCTGTTTCCAGCATGAAGGATCTGTGCAACATTGTTGACCGCAACGCCCCGCTGCACCGCAACGTCACCACAGGCGACGTGGGCGGCACGGCCCTGTACCTCGCATCTGATCTTGCCCACGCTGTGACGGGCCAGGTCATCTATGTGGACAGCGGCTTCAGCACCATAGGTGTCATGGGCTAACCCCCTGCGGGCAAGACCACAACTGAACGCGCGCTTGCGCAATGGCGCGGCCTCAGCAGTCTGATGCCGTCAGAAGGATCAGATAATGGACATCCTGACACTCAACGCTGTGGGCATTACCGTTATGGCGATGTTTGGCCTGTGGGCTTTTTATCGCGCCGCGCAGATCACCAAGAAAAAGCGCAAAGATGACGAGACAAAAAACAAGGACCGCAAAGACGATTAGCCAAGGCCAATCGGCAAGCAGCCCTGTTTGATATATCATGCAAGGCCCACCTGGGATTCCGGGTGGGCCTTGCCTCTTTGGGGGGGCTGTGGGACTTTGGTCTGTGGCCTTTGCTCTGGGGCTTGGCTGTGCTGTGGCCTTGTCAGAACAGACGCCGTGTGGCGACATAGGAAGGGGCACCGCATTGGGCCGATTGCTGCCTCACGGCAACTTTTTTTGCAACAAACTGCCCTGATTCAATTTTTTCTCTTGCAATTCCTAAATGCCTGCTATATAGGTATTCGGCTTTGAGCGGTGCACAACACCGAATGGAGAGGTGTCCGAGCTGGTCTAAGGAGCACGATTGGAAATCGTGTGTACGTTAACAGCGTACCGGGAGTTCGAATCTCCCCCTCTCCGCCAGATTTCAAGGGGTTACTGAAAAACAGTAACCCCTTTTTCTTTTGGCGAGCCATAAGTCTCCGCGATTCTATTTGTGACCGATTCGAAAATTGCTCCCCCTGCCCCAGAAGCTCCTCTGTCTGCTCTCTTTCAGCGATGACCGAACAACTCATGTCTAGGGCAAGCTGCACAACCTGCAAGTCCTTGCCAAAGACAGATGCCAGCCACTCAACGAGCGCCAGTAAACAGGCGCGCTCGCATCCGGAATGCCATCCCTGCGCCCCCTCGCACACAAAAAATGGCCGCCACACAGGACGGCCACAGGAAGGGAGGTAGTCATGAAGTAATGTGCTTAAAATGTGTAGCGCAGGCCGAGGCTGAACTCGTTGGCATAAGGAGCCATGCCAAGCTTCTGCTTTTCGCCCAGAATGGTCTTTTCAGTTTCCGAGTACCCCAGGCCCACAAAGCGATAGGCAAGATCAGCAGAAATGTTGTCGGTAAAAGCGTAGGAAACGCCAGCGCCGGCATTCCATGCGAAAACCGTGTTCAGATTGGTGGTGCTTTCGCTTCCCACGCCGGGGATTTCAATCTCGTACTTGCTCTTGAGAAAGCCCATGCCAAGGCCCGCGCCAACATAGGGTGTGAAGGCCGTGCTATTGTGGAAATCCCAATACGCGTTAAGGAAGAGGGTCTGAAGACCCCAGGTGCCTTTGAGGTCAGCAGCATTGCCACCATTTTTGAGTTCCCAGCTGGTGGTCGAGTTGGTGCGAATATCGTATTCAATTTCCGCGCGCAAGGGAACCTGATTGAGGGAATAAAAGTCATAGCCAGCATATATGCCGCCGCCCACAGTGTTTTGCGAGTAGTTCTTGACGTCAAAGGCGTTAACAACTGCACCGCTTCTGGACATGGAACCAGTGCTCTGGATGGAGTCAAGGAACTTCAAGCCCACATAAAATCCAGAATTTTCCGCCAGAGCAGGAACCGAAAGTGCCAGAGTCAGGGCAACAGCAAGAGCAATCCGCTTAAACATATTTCCTCCAAAAATTTATTTCTCATAACCTTCCCTTGCACATAGCATTAAGACATATTCAATTATAGATCAATTAACATTTAGTCTATACTTTTAAATTTCAATCGGCAGTCCCCCAAAGCCATCGTGTGCGCCATACCTCTGTGGCAAGCTCTGCTCAAGACAACTTCAGCACCTGAACGTAAAAAACTGGCTATACCTTAAGAGGCAGGGCCAGTTTTTTACCACAAAAGAAGCGTAATAAAAAATTGAATTACACTATCTGCACCTTGGCAATTTTCAGCAGCAGATCACCTGCGGCGTTGGCCGCAGCCCTCATACAGGGAAAGAATCTTGAATATATCGTCATGATTCTCTGAGGACTCCTCAGACTCACTTTGTGCCCGCTGCTTGAGTATTTTTTCCGCCCTTTTCAAAAAAGCATCGGCACCTTTAGTCTTGTACGTCTCAGCTTCACCCAGGGTGATATTCACTGTCTTACCATCGCCCACGGGTTCGATGGACATTCTCTGCCCATCATGAAATGTAAAAACTTTTTCTTCCTTGCTTGTAAGAACATTTGCGACAAGCCGTAATTTATAATTCATACATACTCCAATTTTTCAATATCAATCAACTATCATATCAACATAAAATCATGGTGTCTAAATGAATAATGAAAAATATTTTTTTCATTGGTATCCCACTGTTCGGCCTGATAATAGTTCTATAAAATTTGTAATTTTCTATCGTCACGGTACTTATTTTAAAATAACATTGATTGACATTTTCTGCACCCCGCCCTATGTTGCCACATCACTGATTGGGTATAGTAAATTTTTCGCCAGAGACTTTACATGGGTAAGGCTTCAAGCAGAAAGTCTACCTCCCCTTAACCCCTTGGAGTCTCACATGGCTACTTCTATTTATGTCGGTAATTTGTCTTGGTCTGCTACCCAGGACGGCGTTGAAGCTCTCTTCAAGCCCTATGGCGATGTTCTTTCCGTCAACCTGATTTCTGATCGCGAAACCGGCCGCGCCCGTGGCTTCGGTTTTGTCGAAATGGACGAAAGCAGCGCCATCAACGCCATTTCCGCTCTTGACGGCAAAGAAGTTGACGGTCGCGCCCTGCGCGTGAACAAGGCTGAGCCCAAAAAGCCCGCCGCCCGCCGCTGGTAAGCCCAGCAAGCATTTAAAATGCAGGAAGGCCGTGATTTTCACGGCCTTCTTTTTTTGCCAACCTGCGACTATCTGCCCAGCAATGCCGCCAGACCTTGCAAAATTTGCAGAACGCTGCCCCCGGCTTCCATTTGCTGGGCAGGCATCCATGGTTAATCCCTTTTGACTACTGGCAATAAGAAGATTATGTTGCCCGCATGAACAAAGAAAACCTTCCTGTCATTCATCCCTGTATCAAATGTGGAAAGGCCCCAAAGGTCGAAGTATCCAGACCCGAAGGCAGAATCAACGACATATATCGGCTTGTCTGCGAATGCGGAAACTGCCCCTTGCAGTGGTCTGTCAGCGAATCTGCTGCTATCAGGCTGTGGAATTCATACGTTGCATCCTGATAATCTGTGGTGCTCCCATTTTGGGGGAGTCTGCAAAAAACAGACAATAAACTGAATCATGCATGACACACTGCATGCCTTGCGTTATTATGTATTTATTGTATTAATGCAGACTTATTAATAAATTGCGAGAGTGTGCAGTAGTTTTTGGCAGATCAGACACATTTTCTGTGGATGCTATCAGTGTTGCGCTGCCAGCAGTTTCAAGATTGATGCCAGGTAAGGCGGTACAGCCAATTAGCCCTAAACAGGCAAGGAGGAGGAACACAACTCCTCCTTTTTTTATGCGCAAAGCTACTAGCAACCACAAATAATCCGCCACACACGCCCCCCCTCACCGCCTCCAACGCAACCTGCCCCTCTTCAACGGGCACCGCCGCATCTCTGCGCCTTCCGAATTTCAAAGGGGACTCCCCTCCTTTTGTTGCCCACAGTAAATATCTTTATAAAAGTTATTTTAATTTAGCTAGTTAGTAAGCAGCACCAAGAAATGCAACCAAGCAGAATTTCTGATATTTTTCATTAATTGTAACGTTTTACAAATAACATCTCATTATAATTGACACTATTTGGATTTCAGACTACTTAGCTAAGTCAAAAGAAATTCAATTTCATTTCCAGATACCAACGTTCATTACTCCAAGCACTCAAACATGGGGATTTGAAGACATGCCCATATTTTTGACCGAATCAATCCTTGCATTGTGCATGATCTTAACAGCTTTAACTTCCACATCATTTGCAAAAAATTCCCTTGCAAGCGGCCCCAAGGAAGCGTTCTGGTATGACGGCAAATGGGCGCACGAGCATTCTGATCTGCCACCAGACCCTGCCATCACCTTTGGGCGGCTGCCCAACGGATTCCGTTATGCGGTCATCCCTAATGCCAAGCCAGATGGTCGCGTTTCCATGTATCTGAATGTTCAGGCCGGTTCGCTGATGGAAACGCCCAGTGAGTTAGGATATGCCCACTACATTGAGCATATGGCGTTTAACGGAACGCGCAATTTTGCGCCCGGCTCGCTCATTCCCTTTTTCCAGCGCCACGGCATGAGTTTTGGCGGCGACACCAATGCCCATACAGCATGGGCAGAAACCGTCTTCAAGCTCAACCTCACATCCTGCGACACCAGCACGCTTGCCATGGGGATGAAAATTCTGCGCGACTTTGCGGATGGCATCCAGTTTGCCCCGCAAGAAGTCGCCAAGGAGCTGGGCGTTATTTTGGCAGAAAAAAATGTGCGCGACAGCGAAGCCATGGCAAGCAAACGCCAGCGCACGGCCCAGCTCTATGCGGGCACAGCCTTTGTGAACCAGCCCATCGGCACGGAAGACTGCATCCGGGGGGCAACCTCCGAGCGCCTGAAGGCCTTTTACCGCAAATGGTACCACCCGGAACGCATGATTCTGGTCATTGCGGGTTCCGTCACTGCCGCTCAAGTCAGCCAGCTTGTGAAAAACAGCTTTGCAGATATGGTGAACCCCGGCCCGGCGCCGCTTCCCCCGTTCTGGGGCGAGGCGCGGCTTGGCGGCATCCAGGCGCAAGGGGAGCAACGAGCAATCAGCGGCGAGGAAATTTCCGTAATTATGCGCTTTCCGCGCATGCACCAACGTGATACGCGCCAGAATCAGCAAAACCAGCTTGTGGATTCTGTGCTTGGCTACTGCATGCAACGTCGCCTGCTGGAGCGCGACCAGCGCGACAATCTCTGGAACAACGCGCGCTTTGCCGCCAACTGGCGGCAGGGCCTTACTCCTTCTGCCGCCATCGGCCTGACAACGCACTCCGGCGGCTGGCAACAGGCGCTGCCTGCCCTGGCGCAAGAGCTGAAGCGGGCGGCAACGCACGGGTTCACCCGGCAGGAAATATCTCAGGCACTTGATTTTGCAGAAAAAAGAATTTCACGCTTCAAGGAACAGCGCCCGGGCATGAGCAATGCCGATGTGGCAGATCAGTTTGTGCGCACCGCCAATGCGGACTACGTCCAAACCGCGCCCGCCTTTGATCTGGACCTCTTCCGCCAGTTGCGGCCCTCCATCACGGAAGATACGGTTAATGCTGCGCTCCGCTCCATGCTGGCAATGGAAGATGTCTTCCTTGCCGTAGGCAGCGCCACGCCACCCGATGCAGCCGTCATCCTCGCCGCATGGCAAGAGGGCCTTGCTGCGCAGCAAGCGCCCACAGCGCCGACAAAATCCATTGCATTCCCCTACCTTGAACTTCCGCCGGCGGCATCGGCAACTGCGGCCCCCACAGTTGCGCCCATAGCCAGCCGCGATCTCTCCCTGCCGGGCAACCCAGCCGTAACCCTCCTCCAGACTCGCCTGAGCGATGCCGTTGAGTGCTACGTACTGCCGCTGAATTTTGAACCCAACAAGGCCTCGGTGCAGCTTCTCTTTGGCAAGGGATACGCCAACTTGCCCGACAGCGTCATCACCCTTGCCCAAACAGCCAACGCAACTCTGGCAGAAAGCGGCCTTGGCGCGCTCTCGCGCCTTGAAACGCAAAAGCTGGCAGAGCGCATGGGCGGCAGGGTCGGCGAGGTGCACGGCCCCAACAACGCAATCATCAGCGTTGAAGGTGACTCCCGGCAGCTTGAGCTGCTGGTGCAGGCGGTATGGACGCAATTCAGTGATCCGCAGCCTGAGACTGACGGCCTCCAGCGCGCCCTGCGCAAGCTTGAGGCTCAAAACCGCAAACAGACTGAAACAGTTGAAGAAGTTTCAAAAATAGCAGGGCAGGCCTTTTTTTACGGCAATGCGCGCAGATATCAGCCCCTCAGGCCCGAGGAAGCGGCCAGCCTTGGCATTGACGATGTGCGCGGTTTTATCGCCGCCAGCCGCAAAAAAGAGCCTGTGCGTGTAATCATCAGCGGTGATATCGACCCCAACACATCTATTTCACTAGCAAAACGCTACTTCAGCCACATCACAACCCAGCCTGCGGCTGTAGAAGAAAACCCCGCCCCGCTGGAATTTCCTGCTGGTAAATCCGCGAGCATTCAGGTTCCGGATTCTGTAGATCAGGCAGTTGTCCGCAAGGCATGGCGTCTTGATTTCGCACCGCAGGGCAACAGGGAGGTTCTGGCTGCCCGGCAGCTTGCGTCAGCGCTGCTGCGCGACAAACTGCGCCGCGATCTGCGGGAGCGCATGGGCGCAAGCTACAGCCCCAGCGCCTTTTACCGCACCATGCCCAATGAGGGCGGCTATTCCCTGCTCCAGATCGATGTACACACCAACCGGGAACAGATGGGGCAGGTTACGGAATATCTTGGAACTCTCGCCCCCTGGAAGGTAAGCCAGCAGGAACTGGACAGACTGCGCCTGCCCATGCTCACCCAGGTTCAGACCAGCCGCAGCAGCACCCAGTACTGGCAACGCATGCTGCTGACGGAACTGGCTACAGGCTACCCCTATCTTGAATGGAGCAAAACAACAGAGAGCAACCTGCAAAACTGCACAAAAGAAGCGGTAGCAGAAGCCCTGAAAGACCTTCTTGCAGCTCCCTCCGCCATGTGGACAGTTGCAGCGCATCCCCAAACCAGCGTCGACCAGAGCAATACCGCCAAGGAGAGCAAGTGATGGATGAACTCATTTCATGCAAGGCTCTTCGCCACAGCTACCACGGCACAGAGGTGTTGCACGGTGTGGACTTCAGCGTGTCACGTGGCGAGATTGTGGGCTTGCTGGGTAAAAACGGCGCGGGAAAAAGCACCAGCATCAACATCCTGATGGGCTTCATGCAGCCGGATTCAGGCCGGTGCATGGTCATGGGGCACCCAAGCCACGCCATACCACCGCAGGTGCGCGCACGTATCGGCCTGCTGCACGAAGGTTTCATCCAGTATAATTTCATGACCATCGGCGAAATTGAACGCTTCTATTCCTGCTTTTATCCACAGTGGGACAAGGGCATCTATTATGATGTGGTAGGCCGCATGGACATCCCCTTTACCCGGCGCATCACAAGGCTTTCCTGCGGGCAGCGCTCGCAGGTCACGCTGGGCCTCATTTTGGCGCAACGGGCCGAACTGATGATTCTTGACGACTATTCCCTTGGCCTTGATGTGGGCTACCGCCGGCTGTTTCTCGACTTTTTGCGGGATCATGTGCGCCGATACGGCACCACGGTCTTACTGACCTCGCACGTGGTGCAGGAACTGGAAAACCTGCTTGATTCGCTGGTGGTTATCCACAAGGGAACAGTTCTGGCCAAAGAACGTCAGGCGGATTTCATGCGTTCATTTTTGCGCTATGACCTGCCGCTTTGCACTGCCGCAGACGAGTTGCGCAATAACGATGGTCCTTTGCTGCGGGTCGAGCGTTGCGCAGACAGGCTGATGCTGTTCAGCCGTGCCCAGCCGGATGAAATGCGCGGTTTTCTTGAAGCACGCGGGGTGGCCTGTCATGATGGCGCGCCCCAGCCTGTTCCCATGACCTTTGAAGACGCTTTTGTGGGTCTTACGGGCAGATACTAGGCATTTCCAACAGCAATCTGCCCTGAACGGCGCAGCAATACGGCATACAGCAAAGCAGGAAGGACATGATCAAGGCACTGTTTTTTAAGGAATGGATCAAACTGCGCTATTTCTGGTGCATCCCCTTTATTTTCGCTGGCGCGGCCCTTGCGGATTACCATCTGACGTTCAAGGGCGTGCTTTCCATGCATGGGGCCGTGGACACTTGGAACGGGCTGATATTCAAGGAGAGCATCTATTTTGGCTCTCTCCAGTGGGCCTTCATTCTTGGCGGCATCTGGCTTGCCTCGGTGCAGATGGCCCCTGAATGCGTGGGTAAAAGACTGCGCCTGCTCTTCCACCTTCCGGTCAACGCCATTCCGGCTCTTGCTGTTCAGGCCGTCACCGGTCTGGGCCTGATGACGCTTGTATTCTGCGCCGCGTCCGCAGGCTTTGCCCTTATAAATAATCACCACGGCCTGCCGCCGGAGCTTTCCGTACCCATGTTCAAAACCCTTTTGCCCTGGGGGCTGGCTGGCCTCACAAGCTGGTGCGCCACTGCCGCCGCCATTGCCGACCCTTCGTTCAAACGCAAGATATGCTTTGCTCTGGCGGGATTCGCCTATGTAACCATGCTGACAGGGGGGCGAGGCTTTGCGCCCATGAGCAACAGCATATGGCTTTACGCCGCCGCCTGTCTGCCCTGGATTCCGGCTGTGGCCGCTGCCGCCCTGCGGGTTAAGGAGGGAGAATAATGCGTATTTACTGGCTTCGCCTTGCCCCAGTGTTTCTGGGTATTTTTGTTCTGGCATGGTTTGTTCCGCAACTGTACCTGCGGGCCACACGGGCGGATTATCTTCAGCTAAGCGCTGTATACAGTTCGGTAAAAAACGACTTTATCATTTTTGAAACCGGGCCTTCGGTGTTCCAGTTCAGGGACGAGGAAGGAAACCGCATCAGCCAGCGCGATGGCCGCATGGCACTGCCCTACATGTTTTCGCGCGATGTGGAAAAATGGGGAGGGTTCCCCATGAGCATCAACGGGCGCGCCATCGCCTTCAGTGATGCGCAGGAAGGCGTGCGCCTGCGGGCGACCCCGCGCGAGGTCATGCTTCCGCAGTCACGCGTTCTTGTGCTTATGGAATCCGCGCCTGAAACCGCGTCCTTTTCCCTGCCGCCAGACATCCTGCTGCTGGACGACACCCGCCTGCGCTTTGTGAACTGCGCCGACGGCAAGGAAAACACCGCCAAGGGAGCCGCCTTTACCGCCGCCGTGCTCGCCGCCGGAGCGCAGTTTCCCCTTCAGGCAGCAGGCAGCAATGCCGACCCCTTCAAAAGTCTGGATGAAGGCCTCTTCCTTGTGGATGCAAAGGGCACGCTCCTTCAATTGCTTATGGTGCGCGGCAAGCCCGAATGTCGCAACACAGGGCACGTCATCCCCGGCAAAACGCTGCGCGTGGATGTGCGCGAAAACAAATACAGCGACCTGCTGGGCACCATCGCCACAGAAACCGGTCTGTACATAAACAGGCGCGGTCAGGCCCCAATGCGTCTGCCCTTGCAGTATCAGCCTGATGTGCAGAATGTTTCGGTGTGGGCCACCCCGCTGGACGCTACCTTTAACGTGAACACTCTTGGCT harbors:
- a CDS encoding DUF4857 domain-containing protein; its protein translation is MRIYWLRLAPVFLGIFVLAWFVPQLYLRATRADYLQLSAVYSSVKNDFIIFETGPSVFQFRDEEGNRISQRDGRMALPYMFSRDVEKWGGFPMSINGRAIAFSDAQEGVRLRATPREVMLPQSRVLVLMESAPETASFSLPPDILLLDDTRLRFVNCADGKENTAKGAAFTAAVLAAGAQFPLQAAGSNADPFKSLDEGLFLVDAKGTLLQLLMVRGKPECRNTGHVIPGKTLRVDVRENKYSDLLGTIATETGLYINRRGQAPMRLPLQYQPDVQNVSVWATPLDATFNVNTLGSRLAQDVLVIAADGDLKIIRNLLLSPPATVVERQINQQRWLSFLCPLTIVQFEPHIAGTSLKIALPEYPLWAAGGNLLGLLLFLAARSRQSHRRMESGTLLRTCAPEILLVLVFGLPALLTLLVAGPLARMLPQRCHCGSAA
- a CDS encoding enoyl-ACP reductase — encoded protein: MLLQGKKALILGLANNRSIAYGIANALKEQGARLAFNYVGDAIKKRVDPLSEELGGEFTFQCDVCDDAQIQAAADLVKEKWGDLDILVHSVAFANREDLGGRFVDTSREGFRLALDVSAYSLTGVCRAFEPLLHEGSSVMTMTYHGSTKVIPGYNVMGVAKAALEASVRYLACDFGTKGIRVNAISAGPIKTLAASAVSSMKDLCNIVDRNAPLHRNVTTGDVGGTALYLASDLAHAVTGQVIYVDSGFSTIGVMG
- a CDS encoding ABC transporter ATP-binding protein is translated as MDELISCKALRHSYHGTEVLHGVDFSVSRGEIVGLLGKNGAGKSTSINILMGFMQPDSGRCMVMGHPSHAIPPQVRARIGLLHEGFIQYNFMTIGEIERFYSCFYPQWDKGIYYDVVGRMDIPFTRRITRLSCGQRSQVTLGLILAQRAELMILDDYSLGLDVGYRRLFLDFLRDHVRRYGTTVLLTSHVVQELENLLDSLVVIHKGTVLAKERQADFMRSFLRYDLPLCTAADELRNNDGPLLRVERCADRLMLFSRAQPDEMRGFLEARGVACHDGAPQPVPMTFEDAFVGLTGRY
- a CDS encoding insulinase family protein — translated: MILTALTSTSFAKNSLASGPKEAFWYDGKWAHEHSDLPPDPAITFGRLPNGFRYAVIPNAKPDGRVSMYLNVQAGSLMETPSELGYAHYIEHMAFNGTRNFAPGSLIPFFQRHGMSFGGDTNAHTAWAETVFKLNLTSCDTSTLAMGMKILRDFADGIQFAPQEVAKELGVILAEKNVRDSEAMASKRQRTAQLYAGTAFVNQPIGTEDCIRGATSERLKAFYRKWYHPERMILVIAGSVTAAQVSQLVKNSFADMVNPGPAPLPPFWGEARLGGIQAQGEQRAISGEEISVIMRFPRMHQRDTRQNQQNQLVDSVLGYCMQRRLLERDQRDNLWNNARFAANWRQGLTPSAAIGLTTHSGGWQQALPALAQELKRAATHGFTRQEISQALDFAEKRISRFKEQRPGMSNADVADQFVRTANADYVQTAPAFDLDLFRQLRPSITEDTVNAALRSMLAMEDVFLAVGSATPPDAAVILAAWQEGLAAQQAPTAPTKSIAFPYLELPPAASATAAPTVAPIASRDLSLPGNPAVTLLQTRLSDAVECYVLPLNFEPNKASVQLLFGKGYANLPDSVITLAQTANATLAESGLGALSRLETQKLAERMGGRVGEVHGPNNAIISVEGDSRQLELLVQAVWTQFSDPQPETDGLQRALRKLEAQNRKQTETVEEVSKIAGQAFFYGNARRYQPLRPEEAASLGIDDVRGFIAASRKKEPVRVIISGDIDPNTSISLAKRYFSHITTQPAAVEENPAPLEFPAGKSASIQVPDSVDQAVVRKAWRLDFAPQGNREVLAARQLASALLRDKLRRDLRERMGASYSPSAFYRTMPNEGGYSLLQIDVHTNREQMGQVTEYLGTLAPWKVSQQELDRLRLPMLTQVQTSRSSTQYWQRMLLTELATGYPYLEWSKTTESNLQNCTKEAVAEALKDLLAAPSAMWTVAAHPQTSVDQSNTAKESK
- a CDS encoding outer membrane beta-barrel protein, which produces MFKRIALAVALTLALSVPALAENSGFYVGLKFLDSIQSTGSMSRSGAVVNAFDVKNYSQNTVGGGIYAGYDFYSLNQVPLRAEIEYDIRTNSTTSWELKNGGNAADLKGTWGLQTLFLNAYWDFHNSTAFTPYVGAGLGMGFLKSKYEIEIPGVGSESTTNLNTVFAWNAGAGVSYAFTDNISADLAYRFVGLGYSETEKTILGEKQKLGMAPYANEFSLGLRYTF
- a CDS encoding RNA-binding protein, encoding MATSIYVGNLSWSATQDGVEALFKPYGDVLSVNLISDRETGRARGFGFVEMDESSAINAISALDGKEVDGRALRVNKAEPKKPAARRW
- a CDS encoding phosphoribosylaminoimidazolesuccinocarboxamide synthase, with product MKVVVKTEISAYPLLSRGKVRDIYDVDEKTLLIVTTDRMSAFDVIMNEPIPYKGVILNQITLFWMEKFKDIIPNHLIESDVNRFPAALAPWKDELEGRAVIVRKAKPLPVECIVRGYITGSGWKDYKATGTLCGYKLPANLRESDKLEPALFTPSTKAELGQHDENISVAQAAELLGAETAAQVERTTLAIYEAGRTYAAGRGIIVADTKFEFGFIDGKLHLIDEVLTPDSSRFWPADQYQPGQGQPSFDKQYLRDWLEKQPWNKQPPPPALPEEIIKATANRYQEAYDILTK